The proteins below are encoded in one region of Bosea sp. BIWAKO-01:
- a CDS encoding cupin domain-containing protein codes for MSTVQDMARARPAVLRPSEIPARQRGGGAKTIPLVTRRTGSTSFINGITIFEPGAAIPLHSHNCEESVMLLEGQAIAEIDGVEYPIAAGDITFIPANLPHRFRNVSATEGMKILWIYASIDATRTLIGTGDTRSIDDEHQAPVVP; via the coding sequence ATGTCGACCGTCCAGGATATGGCCCGCGCCAGGCCCGCCGTTCTTCGTCCGTCCGAGATCCCGGCGCGCCAGCGCGGCGGTGGAGCCAAAACGATTCCGCTCGTCACGCGCCGCACGGGCTCGACCAGCTTCATCAATGGCATCACCATCTTCGAGCCGGGGGCTGCGATCCCTCTGCACAGCCACAATTGCGAAGAGAGCGTGATGCTGCTGGAGGGCCAGGCCATCGCCGAGATCGATGGGGTCGAGTACCCGATCGCGGCGGGCGACATCACGTTCATCCCCGCCAATCTGCCGCATCGGTTTCGCAACGTCTCGGCGACCGAGGGCATGAAGATCCTCTGGATCTATGCCTCGATCGACGCGACGCGAACGCTGATCGGGACAGGCGATACGCGCTCGATCGACGATGAGCACCAGGCGCCGGTGGTGCCCTGA
- a CDS encoding isocitrate/isopropylmalate dehydrogenase family protein yields the protein MKILVLPGDGIGPEITAATLAVLEVADAALALGLDVETREIGLASLKAQGTTLPQDVMTRIPEVDGVILGPVSHYDYPARDKGGINPSGELRVVFELFANLRPCRSREGLSILRKPMDLVIVRENTEGFYSDRNMFAGGGEFMPDPDMALSIRKITAKSSSRIARAAFELARGRRRKVTAVHKANVVKLSDGLFLREVRKVAADYPDVELEELIVDATAALLVRSPDRFDVIVTTNMFGDILSDEASELSGSLGLGGSINAGDDICVAQAQHGSAPDIAGQNLANPTSLILSAAMLLDWRGRRDANARLIEAAGAIERAVDIVLDDPATRTRDIGGRLGTDAFAEAVIAELRRQLSGRAAA from the coding sequence ATGAAAATCCTGGTTCTTCCCGGTGATGGCATCGGGCCCGAGATCACCGCTGCCACCCTTGCCGTACTCGAGGTTGCCGACGCGGCGCTCGCGCTCGGGCTCGATGTCGAGACGCGCGAGATCGGCCTCGCCAGCCTGAAGGCGCAGGGCACGACCTTGCCGCAGGACGTCATGACCCGGATTCCGGAGGTCGATGGCGTCATCCTCGGCCCGGTCTCCCACTATGACTATCCGGCACGCGACAAGGGCGGCATCAATCCGTCCGGCGAGCTGCGCGTGGTCTTCGAGCTTTTCGCCAATCTGCGCCCGTGCCGATCGCGCGAGGGCCTGAGCATCCTGCGCAAGCCGATGGACTTGGTCATCGTGCGCGAGAACACCGAGGGATTTTACTCCGACCGCAACATGTTCGCCGGCGGCGGTGAGTTCATGCCCGATCCTGACATGGCGTTGTCGATCCGCAAGATCACGGCGAAATCCTCTTCCCGCATCGCACGCGCTGCCTTCGAGCTGGCGCGCGGCCGCCGCCGCAAGGTCACCGCCGTCCACAAGGCCAATGTGGTCAAGCTGTCGGATGGCCTGTTCCTGCGCGAGGTCCGCAAGGTGGCAGCGGACTATCCGGACGTGGAGCTGGAGGAGCTGATCGTCGACGCGACGGCCGCGCTGCTGGTCCGGTCGCCGGATCGCTTCGATGTGATCGTGACGACCAACATGTTCGGAGACATCCTCTCCGACGAGGCGTCCGAGCTGTCCGGCAGCCTCGGTCTCGGCGGCTCGATCAATGCCGGCGACGATATCTGCGTCGCGCAGGCCCAGCACGGGTCCGCGCCTGATATCGCAGGGCAGAACCTGGCGAACCCGACCTCCCTCATTCTCTCGGCGGCGATGCTGCTGGACTGGCGCGGCCGGCGCGACGCCAACGCCAGGCTGATCGAGGCTGCGGGTGCAATCGAACGCGCGGTCGATATCGTCCTCGACGATCCGGCGACACGCACCCGCGATATCGGCGGCAGATTGGGCACGGATGCCTTCGCGGAGGCTGTGATCGCGGAATTGCGCCGGCAACTGTCGGGACGTGCCGCGGCCTGA
- a CDS encoding serine hydrolase produces MPGTAMMAEGLVPVPKLIPKTLSSGADAGRTAPDAHSAEQDRTMTLTRLPRATPSSRDVDAAGITRFLDAVQLAGLELHSFIVFKDDAVVAEAFWKPFGPDRPHMQHSATKSWTAVAVGFVQADGLLDLDDKVVDFFPEHLPAEISPNLAAMTVKDLLTMRTGHRTGLSGGEWRYLTGSWIEAFLNEPVVERPGTRFVYSSGSSYMLSAIVTKLTGQTVSDYLEPRLFRPLGMGEIGWDVSPEGISTGGNGLSCSAEDMMKFSVLHLQDGMWNGQQVIPADWVRATRHNHVGEFEMMSFDGKRYRPADPDGVPDIRPGYGYQWWTTPHGGTRAAGVFGQYYILLPEQRAAITVTAALPLSEKRLLSTVWAELFPALTQPGSAAADAALASRLATLAMPVEMGALQSPRAAEISGRSIRFAPNANQVSEASLSFGAGSCEFRLVDHRGTHRVTLGLGHGIEGQTTMSGQDLHHAYQPDRMRVIASGVWRDEATFVMTWRYVETVFCDTVILRITGDTVEIDRSVNVNAGLTKHPTLSGSLSRAAA; encoded by the coding sequence ATGCCGGGCACCGCCATGATGGCCGAAGGGCTGGTGCCGGTGCCGAAGCTGATCCCCAAAACTCTCTCGTCAGGCGCGGATGCCGGGCGCACCGCCCCTGACGCTCATTCCGCTGAACAGGACCGGACCATGACTTTGACACGACTGCCCCGGGCGACGCCTTCATCGCGCGATGTCGACGCCGCCGGGATCACGCGCTTTCTCGACGCCGTGCAACTCGCCGGCCTCGAACTGCATAGCTTCATCGTCTTCAAGGACGATGCCGTCGTTGCCGAGGCTTTCTGGAAGCCGTTCGGTCCCGACCGCCCGCATATGCAGCATTCCGCCACGAAGAGCTGGACGGCCGTCGCTGTCGGCTTCGTCCAGGCCGATGGGCTGCTCGACCTCGACGATAAGGTCGTCGACTTCTTCCCCGAGCATTTGCCGGCCGAAATCAGCCCGAACCTCGCAGCGATGACGGTCAAGGACCTGCTGACCATGCGCACGGGCCACCGCACTGGCCTGTCCGGAGGCGAATGGCGCTACCTTACCGGAAGCTGGATCGAGGCCTTTCTGAACGAGCCCGTCGTCGAACGCCCCGGCACGCGCTTCGTCTATAGCAGCGGCTCCAGCTACATGCTGTCGGCCATCGTCACGAAGCTGACCGGGCAGACCGTCAGCGACTATCTGGAACCGCGCCTGTTCCGTCCGCTCGGCATGGGCGAGATCGGCTGGGATGTCTCGCCGGAAGGCATCAGCACCGGCGGGAACGGGCTGAGCTGCTCCGCCGAGGACATGATGAAATTCTCCGTCCTGCATCTCCAGGACGGCATGTGGAACGGCCAGCAGGTGATCCCGGCCGATTGGGTCCGGGCGACACGGCACAACCATGTCGGTGAATTCGAGATGATGTCGTTCGACGGCAAGCGCTATCGCCCGGCCGATCCCGATGGCGTGCCCGATATCCGCCCGGGCTACGGCTACCAGTGGTGGACGACGCCCCATGGCGGCACCCGCGCCGCCGGCGTCTTCGGGCAATATTACATCCTGTTGCCGGAGCAGCGCGCGGCGATCACCGTCACCGCGGCCCTTCCGCTGAGCGAGAAGCGGCTTCTGAGCACTGTCTGGGCGGAGCTGTTTCCGGCCCTGACGCAGCCGGGCTCCGCGGCGGCGGATGCTGCGCTCGCTTCACGCCTGGCGACACTGGCGATGCCGGTCGAGATGGGAGCCCTGCAGAGCCCCCGCGCGGCCGAGATCAGTGGCCGCAGCATTCGCTTCGCGCCGAATGCCAACCAGGTATCGGAAGCGTCGCTCAGCTTCGGGGCAGGGAGCTGCGAATTCCGTCTCGTCGACCACCGCGGCACGCATAGGGTCACACTCGGCCTCGGACATGGCATCGAAGGCCAGACGACGATGAGCGGGCAGGATCTGCATCACGCCTACCAGCCGGACCGCATGCGCGTGATCGCAAGCGGCGTCTGGCGCGACGAGGCGACCTTCGTCATGACCTGGCGCTATGTCGAGACCGTGTTTTGCGACACCGTCATCCTCCGCATCACCGGCGACACTGTCGAGATCGACCGCAGCGTCAACGTCAATGCCGGCCTGACGAAGCACCCGACATTGAGCGGTTCGCTGTCACGGGCCGCAGCCTGA
- a CDS encoding ABC transporter substrate-binding protein, translating into MRLPTLLVLSTGLLAGIANAQEAQPLRLRLNADIRSLDPGVNRDANTDAVQNHLFEGLVAFREDASVGPLLAKSISVSEDGRTYTFVLRDDLHFSNGEPVGSDDVLFAWKRYTDPATGWRCLSEVDGRGAVKVTDVVAKDARTVAFTLAKPSALFLGTLARPDCGGTGIYHRSSLGPDGKWLTPVTTAPFKLGEWRRGQFIDLVSNDRYSALPGERDGLTGNKSTTLQKLRFAIIPDESTAKAALLAGNIDVNFDVQNADLAEYKANKDITLDSASVMNVNDILIQTRDPLLSDVRIRRALQLALDLPVLVDQVSEGTARPNNSPIPPASAYHGKLQAQPITRNLALARKLLAEAGYKGQPIRMITNKRYQSMFDQAVIAQAMAKEAGINLDLDVLEWGAQQDRYLAGSYQLMSHGFSARLDPSLSFEMFTGSKAEQPRKAWDNPEAQKLLAQSMEIADPEKRQAIMDRLEVMFREDVPMIVLYSEVRTSAVRSYVSGYRSWAMGQPRAWGVSIAR; encoded by the coding sequence ATGAGACTGCCCACGCTGCTGGTACTGTCCACCGGCCTCCTGGCCGGCATCGCCAATGCCCAGGAGGCGCAGCCGCTCCGCCTTCGCCTCAACGCCGATATCCGGTCGCTCGATCCGGGCGTCAATCGCGATGCCAATACCGACGCGGTCCAGAACCATCTTTTCGAAGGGCTGGTCGCCTTCAGGGAGGATGCGAGCGTCGGCCCGCTCCTGGCGAAATCGATCAGCGTCTCCGAGGACGGCAGGACCTATACCTTCGTGCTGCGGGACGATCTCCACTTCAGCAATGGCGAGCCGGTCGGCAGCGACGATGTCCTGTTCGCCTGGAAGCGCTACACCGATCCCGCCACCGGCTGGCGCTGCCTCTCCGAGGTCGATGGGCGCGGCGCCGTGAAGGTGACGGATGTCGTCGCCAAGGACGCCAGAACCGTCGCGTTCACGCTTGCAAAACCCTCCGCGCTCTTCCTCGGAACGCTCGCCCGTCCCGATTGCGGCGGCACCGGCATCTATCACAGGAGCTCGCTCGGCCCCGATGGCAAATGGCTTACGCCTGTCACGACGGCGCCCTTCAAGCTCGGCGAATGGCGGCGCGGCCAGTTCATCGATCTGGTCAGCAACGACAGATATTCCGCCTTGCCGGGGGAGCGGGACGGCCTCACCGGCAACAAGTCCACCACGCTCCAGAAGCTGCGCTTCGCCATCATCCCGGATGAGTCGACGGCGAAGGCGGCCCTGCTTGCGGGCAATATCGACGTCAATTTCGATGTCCAGAACGCCGATCTGGCCGAGTACAAGGCCAATAAGGATATCACTCTGGACTCGGCATCGGTGATGAATGTCAACGACATCCTGATCCAGACCAGGGATCCACTGCTGTCCGACGTCCGCATCCGGCGCGCCTTGCAGCTCGCCCTCGACCTGCCCGTCCTGGTCGACCAGGTCAGCGAGGGAACGGCCAGGCCCAACAACTCACCGATCCCACCGGCGAGCGCCTATCACGGAAAGCTCCAGGCGCAGCCGATCACGCGCAATCTCGCCCTGGCCAGGAAGCTTCTGGCGGAGGCGGGCTACAAGGGACAGCCGATCAGGATGATCACCAACAAGCGCTACCAGAGCATGTTCGACCAGGCGGTGATCGCGCAGGCGATGGCGAAGGAGGCCGGGATCAACCTCGATCTCGACGTGCTGGAATGGGGCGCGCAGCAGGACCGCTACCTCGCGGGTTCCTATCAATTGATGTCGCACGGCTTTTCCGCACGGCTCGACCCGTCCCTGTCCTTCGAGATGTTCACCGGTTCCAAGGCGGAGCAGCCCCGCAAGGCCTGGGACAACCCCGAGGCGCAAAAGCTCCTTGCTCAAAGCATGGAGATCGCCGACCCGGAGAAGCGCCAGGCGATCATGGACAGGCTCGAGGTGATGTTTCGCGAGGATGTTCCGATGATCGTGCTCTACTCGGAGGTCCGGACCAGCGCTGTCCGCTCCTATGTCTCCGGGTACAGGAGCTGGGCCATGGGGCAACCGCGAGCCTGGGGTGTCTCCATCGCCAGGTAG
- a CDS encoding GntR family transcriptional regulator — MGGCAAATGWRFHSAGSARKTALLLSSPPSRAARARCSLDETYQNVFCDTMTIMDTEPSRQPTRLQEELAARIMELARVDGVVPGDRLNEKTLAERLNVSRSPVRAALDLLAMRGLVIRRPQRGVELLATLPAEATASGERAGDDDLLVRIATDRDNGRLGDEISETELMQRYDAARPTVRRALDLLADLQMVERKPGYGWRFLTSWSAELRRDSYRFRLVIEPAAILEPGFALPPGFADEMRRRHDESLSLPWSETSSVAFFEMNAAFHEGIAEASGNRFFLEAMRRQNRLRRFSIYNWKHGFERVRANYTEHLEILRRLEAGDMELASMLMKRHLEIAVSMIPTPQ, encoded by the coding sequence ATGGGCGGCTGCGCTGCCGCGACGGGCTGGCGATTTCACTCGGCGGGCAGTGCGAGGAAAACGGCATTGTTGCTAAGCTCTCCCCCCTCAAGGGCCGCCCGGGCCCGCTGCAGCCTTGACGAGACGTATCAGAATGTTTTTTGTGATACAATGACCATTATGGACACTGAACCCAGCCGCCAGCCCACGCGCCTCCAGGAAGAGCTCGCCGCGCGCATCATGGAGCTCGCCCGCGTCGACGGCGTCGTTCCGGGAGACCGCCTGAACGAGAAGACCCTGGCCGAACGCCTGAACGTCTCCCGCTCGCCGGTGCGCGCCGCGCTTGATCTGCTGGCCATGCGCGGGCTCGTCATCCGGCGGCCGCAGCGCGGCGTCGAGCTGCTTGCCACCCTGCCGGCGGAAGCGACCGCATCCGGCGAACGCGCCGGCGATGACGACCTGCTCGTGCGCATCGCGACAGACCGGGACAATGGCAGGCTCGGCGACGAGATCTCGGAAACGGAGCTGATGCAGCGCTACGATGCCGCGCGCCCCACGGTCCGCAGAGCACTCGATCTACTCGCCGATTTGCAGATGGTGGAGCGCAAACCTGGCTATGGCTGGCGATTCCTGACGAGCTGGAGCGCAGAATTGCGCCGGGACAGCTATCGTTTCCGGCTGGTCATCGAGCCGGCCGCCATTCTCGAGCCCGGGTTTGCGCTACCGCCCGGCTTTGCCGACGAGATGCGGCGCCGGCACGATGAAAGCCTGTCCCTGCCGTGGAGCGAAACCTCCAGCGTCGCATTCTTCGAGATGAACGCTGCGTTTCACGAGGGGATAGCGGAAGCCTCCGGCAACCGCTTTTTCCTCGAAGCCATGCGGCGCCAGAACCGGCTCCGACGCTTCTCGATCTACAACTGGAAGCATGGCTTTGAACGGGTGCGCGCCAATTACACCGAGCACCTGGAAATCCTGAGGAGGCTGGAGGCGGGGGATATGGAACTGGCTTCCATGCTGATGAAGCGACACCTGGAGATAGCAGTCAGCATGATCCCAACTCCGCAGTAA
- a CDS encoding gamma-glutamyltransferase family protein has protein sequence MRDFEQPGRSLAAARSGMAATSHPAATLAAIDILRQGGNALDAAIGAVAVQGVVEPGSTGIGGDCFALLSKGGSADIIAYNGAGRAPAAATIDRFRQLGVECIDGQSVHSVTVPGAVEAWGRLVADHGRLDLGAVLQPAIALARDGYAITPRVAYDLRHAVGRLSADKAASEIFLAEGRALEFGQLHSQPRLASTLEAIGRDGPDAFYRGTIAEAMVETLQDRGGLHELEDFASTQGEYVKPISSNFRGRQVHECPPNGQGVIALLIMNILSRFTLKGDPLGIDNLHLEIEAARLAYAARNRFLGDTPNAGAATVTHLLSDRFADELAARIDPKGRALNLPSFEDVVHKDTVYVCVVDKDRNAVSLINSLFSGYGSGIACGTSGVLFHNRGQSFSLESAHPNAIAPRKRPMHTIIPAMVSEGGRVSMPFGVMGGHYQAMGHAYFLSRLFDHDLDMQSAMALPRLFPLPGTRIVEVEQALLVRHGAELERRGFEVRAAARPIGGAQAIRIDWANGSLIGASDPRKDGCALGW, from the coding sequence ATGCGAGATTTCGAACAACCCGGAAGGTCCCTGGCCGCAGCGCGGTCCGGGATGGCGGCGACATCCCATCCGGCGGCGACGCTCGCGGCGATCGACATCCTCCGGCAAGGCGGCAACGCGCTCGATGCGGCCATCGGCGCTGTCGCCGTGCAAGGCGTCGTCGAACCCGGATCGACGGGCATCGGCGGCGATTGCTTCGCGCTGCTGTCCAAGGGAGGCTCAGCCGACATCATCGCCTATAACGGCGCCGGCCGCGCGCCGGCCGCCGCAACGATCGACCGTTTCAGGCAGCTCGGCGTCGAATGCATCGACGGCCAGTCCGTGCATTCGGTCACGGTTCCAGGTGCGGTCGAGGCATGGGGCCGGCTCGTCGCAGACCATGGCAGGCTGGATCTCGGCGCAGTGCTGCAGCCGGCGATCGCACTTGCGCGGGACGGCTACGCGATCACCCCGCGGGTCGCCTATGATCTGCGCCATGCCGTCGGACGGCTCAGCGCCGACAAGGCCGCGAGCGAAATCTTTCTGGCCGAGGGCAGGGCGCTCGAATTCGGGCAGCTCCATTCCCAGCCAAGGCTTGCCTCGACGCTCGAGGCGATCGGGCGGGACGGTCCCGATGCCTTCTACAGGGGCACGATCGCAGAGGCGATGGTGGAGACCCTGCAGGATCGGGGCGGGCTGCATGAACTGGAGGACTTCGCGTCTACGCAGGGCGAATACGTCAAACCGATTTCGAGCAACTTTCGAGGCCGTCAGGTCCATGAATGTCCGCCGAACGGACAAGGCGTGATCGCGCTCCTGATCATGAATATCCTGTCGCGCTTCACTCTGAAGGGCGACCCGCTCGGGATCGACAACCTGCATCTCGAGATCGAGGCCGCGCGCCTTGCCTATGCCGCGCGCAACCGGTTTCTCGGTGACACGCCGAACGCGGGCGCCGCCACGGTGACCCATCTTCTCTCCGACCGGTTTGCGGACGAGCTTGCCGCCAGGATCGACCCGAAGGGGCGCGCGCTGAATCTGCCGAGCTTCGAAGACGTGGTGCACAAGGACACCGTCTATGTCTGCGTCGTGGACAAGGACCGCAATGCGGTCAGTCTGATCAACTCGCTCTTCTCCGGCTATGGCAGCGGAATCGCCTGCGGGACAAGCGGCGTGCTCTTCCACAACAGGGGGCAGAGCTTCTCGCTTGAGTCGGCGCATCCCAACGCCATCGCGCCCCGCAAGCGGCCGATGCACACGATTATCCCCGCCATGGTGTCCGAAGGCGGCCGCGTGTCGATGCCATTTGGCGTCATGGGCGGCCATTACCAGGCGATGGGCCATGCCTATTTCCTGTCGCGATTGTTCGACCATGACCTGGACATGCAAAGCGCCATGGCACTTCCGCGCCTGTTTCCCTTGCCGGGCACACGCATTGTCGAGGTCGAGCAGGCCCTGCTCGTGCGCCACGGCGCAGAGCTCGAACGCCGCGGCTTTGAGGTGAGGGCGGCCGCGAGGCCGATCGGAGGCGCCCAGGCGATCCGGATCGACTGGGCCAATGGCTCGCTGATCGGCGCCTCCGATCCCCGCAAGGATGGCTGCGCGCTGGGATGGTAG
- a CDS encoding ABC transporter substrate-binding protein: MNRLLTSACLLPLLSSPGIAQTITAALSQDIRSSNPGVNRDGNTDIVMLHVVEGLVGYSQGGIPGPLLAERVDVSPDGKVYTFALRKGVRFHNGAELTSADVLWSWNRYMDPKTEWRCLADFDGRNGTKVVSAEAPGPETFVMTINRLDAMFLDTMSRPDCGGTGILHKNSVKADGSWDKPVGTGPFSFGEWKRGQSVQLLAFDAYSSPKGDKRDGFLGAKKALVKEVKILAIPDGATVKAGLQSGAIDISSVPESEVSEIRKSSNLEIRTGTNPVRHGFILQTRDPLLNNVKIRQALAISINYEELVGAVTSGLGKVNNSPVYDTSQYFGQAERKGFSYDPAKAQALLKEAGYKGEKISIIANKRATVPSFNSAVVAQQMWRSVGLNVDIEVLDWATQLDRYNKGNQMMASITYSPRFDPALGFEQISGPKDKQPRKVWENPQALKLIEKASQTTDAAIRQPIFDELHAMLLEDVPVIFTHNDIDCLAHNKRITGLAPWASNLILWGVAKN, encoded by the coding sequence ATGAACCGCTTGCTCACCTCGGCCTGCCTGTTGCCTCTCCTGTCATCCCCCGGAATTGCGCAGACCATCACCGCCGCGCTGAGCCAGGATATTCGCAGTTCGAACCCTGGCGTGAACAGGGACGGCAATACCGATATCGTCATGCTGCATGTCGTCGAGGGACTCGTCGGCTACTCGCAGGGAGGAATCCCAGGCCCACTCCTTGCGGAGAGGGTCGACGTCTCGCCGGATGGCAAGGTCTATACGTTTGCCCTGCGCAAGGGCGTGCGTTTCCACAACGGGGCGGAACTAACCTCCGCCGACGTGCTCTGGAGCTGGAACCGCTACATGGACCCAAAGACGGAGTGGCGTTGCCTGGCCGATTTCGACGGGCGCAACGGCACCAAGGTTGTCTCGGCGGAGGCTCCGGGGCCGGAGACCTTCGTGATGACGATCAACCGGCTGGATGCGATGTTTCTCGACACCATGTCCCGCCCGGATTGCGGCGGGACCGGCATTCTGCACAAGAACTCGGTGAAGGCCGACGGCTCCTGGGACAAGCCGGTCGGAACCGGACCGTTCAGCTTTGGCGAATGGAAGCGCGGGCAGTCCGTCCAGCTCCTGGCCTTTGACGCCTACTCATCGCCGAAGGGCGACAAGCGTGACGGCTTCCTGGGCGCGAAGAAGGCGCTGGTGAAGGAGGTCAAGATTCTCGCCATTCCCGACGGCGCAACGGTGAAGGCCGGGCTGCAGTCGGGAGCGATCGATATTTCGTCGGTGCCCGAGAGCGAAGTGTCGGAGATCCGCAAGAGTTCAAATCTCGAAATCAGGACCGGCACAAACCCGGTCAGGCATGGTTTCATACTTCAAACGCGCGACCCGCTCTTGAACAACGTTAAAATCCGGCAGGCGCTGGCCATTTCCATCAACTACGAAGAGCTGGTTGGCGCCGTCACCAGCGGCCTGGGCAAGGTCAATAATTCGCCGGTGTACGACACATCCCAATATTTTGGCCAGGCTGAAAGGAAGGGATTCTCCTACGATCCTGCGAAGGCTCAGGCTCTGCTGAAGGAGGCGGGATACAAGGGCGAGAAGATCTCGATCATCGCCAACAAGCGCGCGACCGTGCCGAGCTTCAATTCGGCCGTGGTGGCCCAGCAGATGTGGCGGTCGGTCGGTCTCAACGTCGATATCGAGGTGCTGGACTGGGCGACCCAGCTCGATCGCTACAACAAGGGCAATCAGATGATGGCGTCCATCACCTATTCGCCCCGCTTCGACCCGGCCCTCGGATTCGAGCAGATTTCGGGCCCGAAGGACAAGCAGCCACGCAAGGTCTGGGAAAACCCGCAGGCCCTCAAGCTGATCGAGAAGGCGAGCCAGACGACCGATGCCGCCATCCGACAGCCGATCTTCGACGAGCTCCACGCGATGCTGCTCGAGGATGTGCCGGTGATCTTCACCCATAACGACATCGACTGCCTCGCCCATAACAAGCGCATCACGGGTCTCGCGCCCTGGGCATCGAACCTCATCCTGTGGGGCGTGGCCAAGAACTGA
- a CDS encoding hydrolase has protein sequence MGQQLVGERDSLHVFELGATPTAASRADPRFSYCLYVPPSIESRPEGMELVVAMHGTGRSFTEYRDAFSAFGRWNDCIVLAPLFPIGPLGDRNRDGFKYMREGSIRYDQALLAMVDEVVQRYGLSCDRFGLFGYSGGGHFAHRFLMLQPKRLWAAAIGAPGSVTLLDPTRDWWVGTRNVAELFGAPVDLDAMRQVPVQMIVGDADLETWEITHKPGGPNWMPDANHAGATRPERLFSLRKSFEAHKIDVRFDLVPNMAHDGLKAVSRVEEFFAAILAKRRAQAARAA, from the coding sequence ATGGGCCAACAGCTTGTTGGAGAGCGGGACAGTCTCCACGTCTTCGAACTTGGGGCGACGCCGACCGCGGCCAGCCGAGCCGATCCACGCTTCAGCTATTGCCTCTACGTTCCCCCCAGCATCGAAAGCCGACCCGAGGGCATGGAGCTCGTCGTGGCGATGCATGGCACCGGGCGCAGCTTCACGGAATATCGCGACGCCTTCTCCGCATTCGGCCGCTGGAACGATTGCATCGTCCTGGCGCCGCTCTTCCCGATCGGGCCGCTCGGAGACCGCAATCGCGACGGCTTCAAGTACATGCGCGAGGGTTCGATCCGCTATGACCAGGCGCTGCTCGCAATGGTCGATGAAGTCGTGCAGCGCTACGGCCTGTCCTGCGACCGCTTCGGCTTGTTCGGCTATTCCGGCGGCGGTCATTTTGCGCATCGCTTCCTGATGCTGCAGCCAAAGCGGTTATGGGCGGCTGCGATCGGCGCACCCGGTTCCGTGACGCTGCTCGATCCCACGCGCGACTGGTGGGTCGGCACCCGCAATGTCGCGGAACTCTTTGGAGCGCCGGTCGATCTCGATGCCATGCGGCAGGTCCCGGTCCAGATGATCGTCGGCGACGCTGACCTGGAAACGTGGGAGATAACCCATAAGCCGGGCGGTCCCAACTGGATGCCCGACGCCAATCATGCCGGCGCGACCCGTCCGGAGCGCCTCTTCTCGCTGCGCAAATCCTTCGAGGCTCACAAGATCGACGTCAGGTTCGATCTCGTGCCGAACATGGCTCATGACGGGCTGAAGGCCGTGAGCCGCGTCGAAGAGTTCTTCGCCGCCATTCTTGCCAAGCGCCGCGCCCAAGCGGCGAGGGCTGCCTGA
- a CDS encoding GntR family transcriptional regulator has translation MKRPLAAKIVEAIEAGELRPGEWLRQIDLEEKFEVSRSDVRAALDELVVRKAIQHVRNRGYRVAIIDDTTLNEIRTVRAILERGAAPLIIRNATSADLEELEKLADTFSEAVKLGSYLDRSRTNRDFHRKFFRVAGNAVLEESIWALRERSRAAPLTLWTSHEALVRSDAEHHAIIAALAARDEALLAALIENHVIRGRHGTDDR, from the coding sequence ATGAAGCGACCACTGGCGGCCAAGATCGTCGAGGCGATTGAAGCTGGCGAGCTACGGCCTGGAGAATGGCTGCGGCAAATCGATCTCGAGGAGAAATTCGAAGTCAGCCGCTCCGATGTCCGCGCGGCCCTGGATGAACTCGTCGTCCGCAAGGCGATCCAGCATGTGCGCAATCGCGGCTATCGGGTCGCCATCATCGACGACACCACCCTGAACGAGATCCGCACCGTCAGGGCAATCCTGGAGCGGGGCGCCGCGCCCTTGATCATCAGGAACGCCACCTCCGCCGATCTCGAAGAGCTCGAGAAACTCGCCGATACCTTCTCCGAAGCGGTAAAGCTCGGCAGCTATCTCGATCGCAGCCGCACGAACCGGGACTTCCACCGCAAGTTCTTCCGGGTCGCGGGCAACGCCGTTCTTGAAGAATCGATCTGGGCCCTTCGCGAACGCTCGCGTGCCGCCCCGCTGACCTTGTGGACGTCGCATGAGGCGCTGGTCCGCAGCGATGCGGAGCATCATGCGATCATCGCCGCCCTTGCAGCACGGGATGAGGCGTTGCTGGCGGCGCTGATCGAGAACCATGTCATCAGGGGACGGCATGGCACTGACGATCGGTAA